Proteins from one Impatiens glandulifera chromosome 2, dImpGla2.1, whole genome shotgun sequence genomic window:
- the LOC124926323 gene encoding protein CHUP1, chloroplastic isoform X2, whose translation MAIVEDDRSRFSCLNKELEAALAKNKLLEEANQELRQDVIRLKMQLSALKAHDNERKAMLWKKLQNSIDKVDQERPHMEKGVGERNRHFHAELLQYTSDKTKTDIPKPKSMLTVATQPLHKHKVPPPPPPPPPSSPPARAPICCPPPPPPPPSSTVVRSKSIQRVPQVMEFYRLLMKRDAHQEQKINLATTAPVINPRNMIGEIENRSTYHLAIKSEVETQGEFISFLIRTVATASFKDMSEVESFVKWLDGELACLVDERAVLKHFPQWPERKADALREAAFNYQSLKSLESDILLLKDNPKLHFSQLLRRIQALQDRLEQSVDNIERVRETTSKRYKEFNIPSGWMLNTGVLGQLKLSSLTLARAYMRRVTSELQERINSQDEDLLLQGVRFGFRVHQFAGGFDAETKHVFEELRLVRTSRDKKTEYGVLG comes from the exons ATGGCAATAGTTGAAGATGACCGCTCCAGATTTTCCTGCCTGAACAAGGAACTTGAGGCAGCTCTAGCTAAGAACAAGTTGCTGGAGGAGGCAAATCAAGAACTAAGACAAGATGTGATCCGTTTGAAAATGCAGTTGAGTGCACTCAAAGCCCATGATAATGAGAGGAAGGCTATGTTATGGAAAAAGTTACAGAACTCCATCGATAAAGTAGATCAAGAGAGACCACATATGGAAAAAGGTGTTGGGGAAAGGAACAGACATTTCCATGCAGAACTTCTTCAATACACATCTGACAAGACAAAAACTGACATACCAAAACCTAAATCTATGCTGACTGTTGCCACACAACCATTGCACAAGCATAAAGtgccaccaccaccaccaccaccaccaccatcatCTCCACCAGCCAGAGCCCCAATATGTTGTCCTCCTCCCCCGCCACCACCACCAAGCTCGACTGTGGTTAGATCTAAATCAATACAACGAGTGCCCCAGGTGATGGAGTTCTATCGTTTACTCATGAAGAGGGATGCTCATCAGGAGCAAAAAATCAATCTCGCAACCACTGCTCCAGTTATAAATCCAAGGAACATGATTGGTGAAATCGAGAACCGATCCACTTACCATTTAGCA ATTAAGTCAGAAGTGGAAACACAAGGAGAATTCATAAGCTTCCTTATAAGAACAGTAGCAACCGCATCATTCAAAGACATGTCCGAAGTTGAATCATTTGTCAAATGGTTGGATGGTGAACTAGCTTGCCTGGTTGATGAACGAGCTGTATTGAAGCATTTCCCTCAATGGCCTGAGAGGAAAGCGGATGCATTAAGGGAGGCAGCTTTTAACTACCAGAGCCTGAAGAGCCTTGAATCAGACATCTTGTTATTAAAGGACAACCCAAAATTGCACTTCTCACAGTTATTAAGAAGGATACAAGCACTACAAGACAG ATTGGAACAAAGTGTTGATAACATTGAGAGGGTTAGAGAAACTACAAGCAAGAGATATAAGGAATTCAATATTCCTTCTGGATGGATGCTCAACACAGGTGTACTTGGTCAG TTGAAATTGAGTTCACTGACATTGGCAAGGGCGTACATGAGAAGGGTAACCAGCGAACTTCAGGAGAGGATAAACTCACAAGATGAGGACCTCTTGCTTCAAGGAGtccggtttggttttcgagtgcACCAG TTTGCAGGTGGTTTTGATGCAGAAACCAAGCATGTATTTGAAGAACTAAGGTTGGTTCGAACATCTAGAGATAAAAAAACAGAATATGGTGTGTTAGGATAA
- the LOC124926323 gene encoding protein CHUP1, chloroplastic isoform X1, with protein MAIVEDDRSRFSCLNKELEAALAKNKLLEEANQELRQDVIRLKMQLSALKAHDNERKAMLWKKLQNSIDKVDQERPHMEKGVGERNRHFHAELLQYTSDKTKTDIPKPKSMLTVATQPLHKHKVPPPPPPPPPSSPPARAPICCPPPPPPPPSSTVVRSKSIQRVPQVMEFYRLLMKRDAHQEQKINLATTAPVINPRNMIGEIENRSTYHLAIKSEVETQGEFISFLIRTVATASFKDMSEVESFVKWLDGELACLVDERAVLKHFPQWPERKADALREAAFNYQSLKSLESDILLLKDNPKLHFSQLLRRIQALQDRLEQSVDNIERVRETTSKRYKEFNIPSGWMLNTGVLGQLQLKLSSLTLARAYMRRVTSELQERINSQDEDLLLQGVRFGFRVHQFAGGFDAETKHVFEELRLVRTSRDKKTEYGVLG; from the exons ATGGCAATAGTTGAAGATGACCGCTCCAGATTTTCCTGCCTGAACAAGGAACTTGAGGCAGCTCTAGCTAAGAACAAGTTGCTGGAGGAGGCAAATCAAGAACTAAGACAAGATGTGATCCGTTTGAAAATGCAGTTGAGTGCACTCAAAGCCCATGATAATGAGAGGAAGGCTATGTTATGGAAAAAGTTACAGAACTCCATCGATAAAGTAGATCAAGAGAGACCACATATGGAAAAAGGTGTTGGGGAAAGGAACAGACATTTCCATGCAGAACTTCTTCAATACACATCTGACAAGACAAAAACTGACATACCAAAACCTAAATCTATGCTGACTGTTGCCACACAACCATTGCACAAGCATAAAGtgccaccaccaccaccaccaccaccaccatcatCTCCACCAGCCAGAGCCCCAATATGTTGTCCTCCTCCCCCGCCACCACCACCAAGCTCGACTGTGGTTAGATCTAAATCAATACAACGAGTGCCCCAGGTGATGGAGTTCTATCGTTTACTCATGAAGAGGGATGCTCATCAGGAGCAAAAAATCAATCTCGCAACCACTGCTCCAGTTATAAATCCAAGGAACATGATTGGTGAAATCGAGAACCGATCCACTTACCATTTAGCA ATTAAGTCAGAAGTGGAAACACAAGGAGAATTCATAAGCTTCCTTATAAGAACAGTAGCAACCGCATCATTCAAAGACATGTCCGAAGTTGAATCATTTGTCAAATGGTTGGATGGTGAACTAGCTTGCCTGGTTGATGAACGAGCTGTATTGAAGCATTTCCCTCAATGGCCTGAGAGGAAAGCGGATGCATTAAGGGAGGCAGCTTTTAACTACCAGAGCCTGAAGAGCCTTGAATCAGACATCTTGTTATTAAAGGACAACCCAAAATTGCACTTCTCACAGTTATTAAGAAGGATACAAGCACTACAAGACAG ATTGGAACAAAGTGTTGATAACATTGAGAGGGTTAGAGAAACTACAAGCAAGAGATATAAGGAATTCAATATTCCTTCTGGATGGATGCTCAACACAGGTGTACTTGGTCAG CTGCAGTTGAAATTGAGTTCACTGACATTGGCAAGGGCGTACATGAGAAGGGTAACCAGCGAACTTCAGGAGAGGATAAACTCACAAGATGAGGACCTCTTGCTTCAAGGAGtccggtttggttttcgagtgcACCAG TTTGCAGGTGGTTTTGATGCAGAAACCAAGCATGTATTTGAAGAACTAAGGTTGGTTCGAACATCTAGAGATAAAAAAACAGAATATGGTGTGTTAGGATAA